Proteins found in one Rhodobacter capsulatus SB 1003 genomic segment:
- a CDS encoding putative bifunctional diguanylate cyclase/phosphodiesterase codes for MLTKHPSPEDVSSVVQGTSVGALVAALNAMIYGLETLRQDDHTFVAIWLGSVLALGFAFSRMSRRAAGRQVERVSARAARRLILTSVLFAVPWAVLPLHVIGLHQIGEPLVVLLVCSGMLAGGVFMLHRAFVAAVAFQATILAAVIVSFHLGGWPQAWSVTLYALLYGAFLAYFSYRTGETARQRDDSLAALSRAVDSLRQARDENYLLANIDDTTGLLNRKAFNARLAEAVARQRGCGHGFALLLMDLDRFKNVNDLFGHGFGDELLTEIARRLRANLPEGDVIARLGGDEFAVILAEVGAAAQIRPIADRLLAAFEPPAHLAGRRVHPGASIGAVICPEDGADPVELLLKADLALNRAKESGRGQCLLFNEQLRKRVIESDRIEAGLREALEGEQLYVQYQPKIALGDGRLLGAEALVRWRRADGEEIAPDSFLTIAAERGLLPNLSRRIAETVAADLLGWRGAGLAPGKIALNIHPDDIKSPELLLDTIAMFEAAGIDGRDLLLEITEGCFVGRGTDMTISLLDSLADRGYELSLDDFGTGHASLGDLKKVPVAELKIDRSFIAGLCFRRADRAIVAAIAEIARGMGIRSVAEGVEDADQRAMLVDLGVDVGQGYLWSSPMDAADFARFLLRDARRSG; via the coding sequence GGGAACCTCGGTCGGGGCTTTGGTGGCCGCGCTGAACGCGATGATCTATGGGCTGGAAACGCTGCGCCAGGATGACCACACCTTCGTGGCGATCTGGCTCGGGTCGGTCCTGGCGTTGGGGTTTGCGTTCAGCCGGATGTCGCGCCGTGCGGCCGGGCGGCAGGTCGAACGGGTCTCGGCGCGGGCGGCGCGGCGGCTGATCCTGACCTCGGTGCTTTTCGCCGTGCCCTGGGCGGTGCTGCCCTTGCATGTGATCGGCCTGCATCAGATCGGGGAGCCTCTGGTGGTGCTGCTTGTCTGTTCCGGCATGCTGGCCGGGGGCGTCTTCATGCTGCACCGCGCCTTTGTTGCCGCGGTGGCCTTTCAGGCGACGATCCTCGCGGCGGTGATCGTGTCGTTTCATCTGGGGGGCTGGCCGCAGGCCTGGTCGGTGACGCTTTATGCGCTGCTTTACGGGGCCTTTCTGGCCTATTTTTCCTATCGCACCGGCGAAACCGCCCGGCAGCGCGACGATTCCCTTGCGGCGCTGTCGCGCGCCGTCGACAGCCTGCGCCAGGCCCGGGATGAAAACTATCTCCTGGCCAATATCGACGACACCACCGGGCTGCTGAACCGCAAGGCCTTCAACGCCCGCCTGGCCGAGGCGGTGGCCCGCCAGCGCGGCTGCGGACACGGCTTTGCGCTGCTCTTGATGGATCTCGACCGGTTCAAGAATGTCAACGACCTGTTCGGCCATGGCTTCGGCGATGAATTGCTGACCGAAATCGCCCGCCGCCTGCGCGCCAACCTGCCCGAGGGCGATGTGATCGCGCGGCTGGGCGGCGACGAATTCGCGGTGATCCTGGCCGAGGTCGGCGCCGCGGCGCAGATCCGCCCGATCGCCGATCGCCTGCTGGCGGCCTTCGAGCCGCCCGCGCATCTGGCCGGGCGGCGGGTGCATCCGGGCGCTTCGATCGGCGCGGTGATCTGCCCCGAGGATGGCGCCGATCCGGTCGAACTGCTGCTCAAGGCCGATCTGGCGCTGAACCGCGCCAAGGAGAGCGGGCGCGGCCAATGCCTGCTGTTCAACGAACAGCTGCGCAAGCGGGTGATCGAGAGCGACCGGATCGAGGCGGGGCTGCGCGAGGCGCTGGAGGGCGAGCAGCTTTACGTGCAGTATCAGCCGAAGATCGCGCTGGGCGACGGCCGTCTGCTGGGGGCGGAGGCGCTGGTGCGCTGGCGCCGCGCCGACGGAGAGGAAATCGCCCCCGACAGTTTCCTGACCATTGCCGCCGAACGCGGTCTTCTGCCGAATCTGTCGCGCCGGATCGCCGAGACCGTGGCCGCCGATCTGCTGGGCTGGCGCGGCGCGGGGCTGGCGCCGGGCAAGATCGCGCTGAACATCCATCCCGACGACATCAAATCGCCCGAGCTGCTGCTTGACACCATCGCCATGTTCGAGGCGGCGGGCATCGACGGCCGCGATCTGCTGCTCGAGATCACCGAGGGATGTTTCGTCGGGCGCGGCACCGACATGACGATCAGCCTGCTCGATTCGCTGGCGGACCGCGGCTACGAGCTGTCGCTCGATGATTTCGGCACCGGCCATGCCTCGCTGGGCGATCTGAAGAAGGTGCCGGTGGCAGAGCTGAAGATCGACCGCAGTTTCATCGCCGGTCTGTGCTTTCGCCGCGCCGATCGCGCCATCGTCGCCGCGATCGCCGAAATCGCCCGCGGCATGGGCATCCGCTCGGTCGCCGAGGGGGTGGAGGATGCCGATCAGCGCGCGATGCTGGTCGATCTGGGCGTCGATGTCGGGCAGGGCTATCTGTGGTCGAGCCCGATGGATGCCGCGGATTTTGCGCGTTTTCTGCTCCGAGACGCCCGCCGCAGCGGTTGA